The DNA sequence aaTATTATTATAGAGAAAATTTAGGGACCAgcacttttttaaaaatttggcgAGTACTTAatcattaaaagaaaaatgagtaatcTTATATCATTAGATGTAATTTtataccattaaaaatattaataatagcTCATTGATAACTACAAATTACAAATTTACTGCCCTAACACTCCTTATTATTATATCTATTAATATTTGACCTAATATGCGATTATTTGTTATGTGATAAATAGTTGAGAatgatattaaaaatttttctaataaaaatattaaggCCCACCACAGAATATTTTATCCATTTTGATGAGGCCAGTTGTTTGGGCCAGGACCACTTAGGAAAGAAACGTTAATAAACCCAATTCAATTCCCTAATATCTTGGTGTCTTACAAAAAAGCCATATCCAAACTTCAAGGCTCTAAAATATCCATACAGTCACAGAAATagataaaaaagaattaaaaataatcACTAATTAATatcttaattaatttgattccgCGGTAAGCAGCTTTTAACATAAAATAACTTTCAAATGGAATCTATCGTTCTGTAATCCTAAGATTTTGTGGGATTTAGGGCCGTTTGAGAAGTGtcaaaagtaattttttttagtttttgatttataaaaagtagtagtattaatatctggtataatttttaaaattaaattgtagctttttaagaagttatttaagaatttatagagaaattaaaaaaaataacttttctcataatattattactttttatCACATATCtataaaataagtatttttaaaactaaaaatctaaatacaaaataatttatttataaattatttttaatataatcatttattatttaagttattttttaaaaagatttaattaagtTGTTTCCAAACTAGGCCTTAATAGGGCAGAACTTATCTCCATTAATAATTTTGCGTAGCACGCAACATTCTTCTAATAACGacacttattttttattttgtaacaCTGATCTTCTATTGATTTAACCTTTTTTAACAATTAGAAATAATTATAGTTTATTTAAATATACATACAAGATAAGTTAAACACCAGCCACCTAGCCAGCTTCATAATCTTGAAATTTATACATAAAACACAAGGCATTCAAACAAAGATGAAGTCTGATCTACAACAGAAACATGATCATGAGTTGGCTACAGAAGTCTTCTATCTTGACCCTTTATTGCATATTGCATACATACTTACTTCTTAAGCAACACAGAACTTTGTCCTTCTCACATGGTGGTGGCTGTGGGTTGGGGAACCCACATAAGATTCTTCAGAGGGAAGAAGTGACAGAGTGGAGCCTCCCCAGGCATGAACCCAAGCTGCTTAAATATAACGTGATTTGGGTTAAATTCTGATGTGTCTAAATGGCAGACGCCAAGAGCTTCAACTTTGTCTCCATTCTCACCAACTAACAAGACCTTGAATATCCTGGTGTTTGTAGCTATGAAGTGGCAATAGTAAACAGCATAAGGGTAAGGAAGAGGATGGCAAGCCACCCATTTAGGAGCATAGATATCTTCTGATACTTTCAAAATGGTGTAATTCTGCAGAGGAGCCCCTGAAGGTGGAGTAGTTGTGTAAATGTTGTGCTTTTCCTCTGATCCAAGGATGTTGTTCACAAATTCTAGCATGGAGTCTAAAGAGTTAGCACAAATCCTAGTCTCTTGTGTGAGCATTCCTGCTTCACATAGTTCAAGTGTGTCTCTCATGAACTTGGCTTGTGGAGAATCTTGAGAGATtgagaagagttgaagaagacTTGGAAGTTGTGAGGTTGAGAAAGGAATGGAGTCAGCTTGTTTCTTTGATAGGAAGTGAGGAACCTCTTCGACAGGAAATTGGAGAGTCATAATGTTCCCTACAAAGAGATCATCCATGGCGAAATATCCTACCTTGAATGCCTCAGTGTGGTCTACATTagttgaagaagaggaaaaatCATTGTCAGAACCATGGGTATTGGTTTTGTACCCTATAAGGTAGTTAGGTTTATTGTGATTTCCATGGTGTGAATTCATTTCTGTATGACCTTGCAACTCTGCTTTTAGATCTCTGCAACCAATGTTGACCCCATTCTGTTTTGCAATTAAAGGACAAGGAATTCATATGCAACACAAACTTGCAAATATAATTGTCTTGAGTAGGAGGTTGGTTACGATGCTTGCTATACACACTTAACAAAAAGAGGTGcattttctaaatattttatgatattcTCTCATTAATACGATAAAGCAAGATGAATATAAAATTGATTATTGTTGAAATATGTATTAAACTTATTTTCTTCAATACCAAATTGttcacattatttttttttactattatatagAATATGAAATTTATACTATGTAAATTTTATACTCCATTAATATATATTAACGATATGCATAGAAAAATATGTATGTGCTGGACTTATTTATTCAATATCAAACTGTtcacattatttttattattattaaataggATATAAAACTCTCATTTTTCTATGTAAAATTTATACcgccaatatatatatatataattttaatgtactaatatataatttaatttaatttatatgtgTATTTAATTATGTATACCAGATTAGTAAAAATAACTACTTTCAACAATTAATGcatgaataattatttaaataaacgGATATCATTAAATAACgatataaaataatttacattattaatatatcaaaattaaatatatatatatatatatatatatatatatatatatatatatatatatatatatatatataaaagttatgAGCTCGAGTTATACATGCCAAcaagatattaaaaaaaaaggtatAATAAGTCACTAATAATTATCGAAAAAAAAGTAACTAATTAATATATGCTAGATAGGGATATATAGTTCTACTAGGACATAATAATGCATGGAAATTGGCCCAATAATTTGatataataaagaatataatACTGAGATCAGTGTATGTGCATAAATGAATTACCATtaagaagaagaggagaaaagGAAGAAACCAAAGACCAAGTTTGGCAGCCATCCTTTCAACTATATATGTTGGAAAAAGATTTTTCAGCACTCACTAGTGAAGTAACTAGCTAGTAAGGATGAGTTCCACTTGAAGAGAACTACTCTTTTTATAGGCATTAGGGAGGTTTCCTCCACTTCTCATATTGAATAGGATAATAATATTCAGGCTGCACAAAAACTTGGTGATTGTGGTAATTTAGTATCTTAATTAATAGAGCTAGCTTGTTAGACTAGATAATTATCCTCTAATGAATGACCTAATTAAGTTTGCAGTTTAATAAGGTTATCATACTCAAGTTTATTGATCGATGAGCATCAATGCTAAATTTTATGTGATACAAAACGTAATAGGTTGTGATGTGCACGCTAACACaagaaaaatataattcaaGTATCATTTTCAggagttttttaaattttgagatCAATTCCTTTCTGTACTTAATTAACTAAAGTATAACTAAATATTCAAGGAATTTTCATTTATAATCATTTGAATTTTTGGAATAGTTAATAGATATAGTTTTAGTGAAAAGAGaaacaaaaatactatttgtacaTTGTTCGAGATATAATTATTCACGTTGTCTTCTTATATCGATTTAAGTTTTTGAATGAGTGGTTTCATGACATGTATGTTATCAgaattttatgtttaaattttaaaggtttAGAATTCGATTTTTGgtgaattccaaaaataaaaaaattatagtaatAAACTCATTCACGTATAAATTGAATGACTATAATTAATACATTATTTGTATCTTATTTATTGAATACATTTAAATTTAATCATTTaaattaattcaataattataaatacattctcatataaaaattttattctcataaaatacattttcaatatatatatgaatgtgGTTATTGTTTGAATTTTAATCACTTACAGTTATGTTCGATTCTGGATCATCACAAATTCACAATCATGATTAATCCCAgcaattaaataataaatattcacAATTTTTATGTTATACTTCTCATAGTAAATATGATCTTGTAACAATAAATTACACCAGAAATGTTGCTTGTGATATGTTTTCACACTTGGCATCTTCCCTTTCAAATTGGTTCTATTATCTCAAcgcaaataaataataatctaGACGCATTTAACGTTAATGGTTAATCTACTCAGAATAAAAAGTAAAACAAGTTGACTATGGTTGATAATGTAATGCCTCTGATAGACCTGATGGGAATATATACGAATATCCCTCCCAGAATCTAAAATTAGATCCAAAAAAGTCTAGTGGAGAAAAAGTCCAAGTTAATGTAATTTGATATGAGAAGTTTTTGGGTGACTAATTTTTAGTATTTGTAgtcattatttaattagtataaatattaaattattttaataaataaattttattaatttatatatataaattttaaaaaatttaagtataaattatattaatttatgtgtataaaattttaataatataaatataaattatatatttttgtgtgCAATATATCATCTAAAAAGTTtggattcaaattttatttttaactaaaaaaagcatctataaatataaatgtaaattattactaatcaaataataatggttataatggttatAATGATAATTGCAATAATTTGGAAGTAAAATTAGttaaagaataaggaaaaaaaaaaccataaagTCCATAATAATATaggaaaaaatttataaaaaaaatattaattttaataaaaaaataaaataaaatatttgaaataaaaataaacgaTTTTAAATATTAAGAACAATATTAACCTTTTTCCATATTAGGATTGCAGCTATCTGCTGCATAATCTTAAAAAATTCATAGATAAAACACAAGGATAGAAACAAAGATGAACTCTACAAGACTACAACAGCAAAATAATGATGAGTTAGTTACTGAGAGTCTGAGACTTTCCATCATTGACCTTTTATTGCATAGAAACTTGCTCACTAAGCAACAACAGAACTCTGTTCTTTTCACATGGTGGCTGTTGAGGGTTGGGGAACCCACATAAGATGCTTCACAGGGAAGAAGTGGCACACTGGAGCCTCACCAGGCATGAACCCAAGCTGCTTAAACAGAATGTGATTTGGGCTCCAATCAGATGTGTCCAAGTGGCATACGCCAAGAGCTTCAACCTTGTCTCCATTCTCACCATCTAACAAGACCTTGAACACCCTGGTCCCTGTTGATATGAAGTGGCAATAGTAAACACCATATGGGTATGGCAGAGGATGACAAGCCACCCATTTAGGAGCATAGATATCTTGTGATATTTTCAAAATGGTGTATTTTTGCAGAGGAGCCCCTGAAGATGGAGTAGTTGTGTGAATGTTGTGCTTTTCCTCTGATCCAATGATGTTGTGGACGAATTCCAGCATGGACTCTAAAGAGTTAGCACAAATCTTAGTCTCCCCTGTGATGGTACCTGCTTCACATTGTTCAATTGTGCCTCTCATGGACTTGGCTTGTGAAGAATCTTCAGAGATTGAGAAGAGTTGAAGGACACTTGGAAGTTGTGGGATTGAGAAAGGAATGGAGTCGGCTTCTTTCTTTGATAGGAAGTGATAGAACTCTTCCACAGGAAATTGGAGGGTCATAATGTTCCCTATGTAGAGATCATCCATGGCGAAGAATCCAACCTTGAATGCCTCAGTGTGGTCTACGCTGGAAGATGGTGGCCCTCCCTTCAAGCCTTGCGTTTTCTTAGAATGAAGGCCATAGGTTGTCATATAAGGCTTAGCTGAATTCTGGGTTGTGGCAGActttgtttttatttctttgttGGAATTGTCACCACCATATTGAGAGATGTATGGTGCATTTGAATCTCTTTTGGGACCAATGCCATCACCATATTGAGTAAACTTAAAACCAGCATCACTACCATATTTAGTGATATATGTTTTCTTGGAATGAAGGCCATAATTTGTTACGTCAGGCTTAGCCGAATCCTGGGCTGTGGcagatttttttatttctttgttgGATCCACCAACGCCATATTGAGCGATGTATGGCGCATTTGAATCTCTTTTGGGACCAACATCACCACCATGTTGAGTGATATAAGCTTTATCAGTTGACCAGAATAAAATATCTGTATCAGGAGCATGGGTACTGGTTCTATAACCTAGAAGGTAGTTAGGCTTGTTGGGAATGAGACTGAGGATTGGGAAAACTGTGTCAGAAAATTGTGAATAAACAACAATCTACCTCTCTGTCTATCTATTTTAGTATGTTGTAAGGAGACATAAAGGGAATGAGACTGAAGATTGAGAAAACTGTGTCAGAAAGATTGAATAAACAACAATCTATCTCTCTGTCTATCTATTTTAGTATGTTGTAAGGAGACATAAAGGGAATGAGACTGAGGATTGAGAAAACTGTGTAAGAAAGATTGCTTCTATATAAAGGAAGAGAAACCAAAAGAGAGACAAAAAGCTGGTATAAGTCGAGTTAAGCTAAGATAAGCCTACGACGTAAGAGTTACTAAAAaactataatttaattttaaaaaatataccaaatattaatactactattttttataagttaaaaactaaaaaagattatttttaaaacttttcaaaCGAGTGTTAATTAAGTAACACAATCACCAAGTTTTGCGCAATGTGATAATATTATCCTATTCAATATGTTATGTGGAAGAAGCCAAGTCTCCCTAGTGCCTATAAAAAGAGTAGTTCTCTTTAAGTGGAACTCATTCTCACTTCACAAGTGATATTAGTGAAGAAGCTTTTTCCAACATAGTAGAAAAGATGGTTACTAAGCTTACTCTTTGGGTTCTTCTTTTACTCCTTTTCTTCTTAATGGTAATTCATTTAATCTTGCGTTATATCATATTATTGGGGTCAATTTCCATTATGCATGTCCTAGTATCTAGAAATATATCACTATTTAGTAAATTAACTGCAAATATACATTATGAATAGTTacattttttacttattttaattttttacattattGTTTAATTGCATAACAGAATAGGCATGTTATCAGTGGCAGAGATCTGAAGGTAGAGTTGCAAGATGATACAGATACAAATTCACAATCATATATCAACCATGAAAAGCCCAATGAACCTTACATAACTAGCTATGCAACTTCAAGTAATAAACTTAACTACCTTACAGGTTATAAAACTGGTGCCCATGGTTCTGACAAAGATTTTTCCTTAAGCTCAACTAATAAACCTTATATTACTGGCTACACAACTACTCCCCGTGATGCCAAACAGCCATACATAACTCAATATGGTGATGAACCTAGTGGTTCCaacaaagaaataaaaacaaagTCTGCCACAGCCCAGGATTCAGCTAAGCCTTATCTGACAAGCTATGGCCCTCGTTCCAAGGAAACACAATCTTCTAATGTAGACCACACTGAGGCATTCAAGGTTGGATTCTTTGCCATCGATGATCTATACGTGGGGAACATTATGACCCTCCAATTTCCTGTCGAAGACTTTTCTCACTTCCTATCAAAGAAAGATGCCGACTCCATTCCTTTCTCAACCTCACAACTTCCAagtgttcttcaactcttctcaATCTCCGAAGATTCTGCACAAGCCAAGTCCATGAAAGCCACAATTGAACAATGTGAAGCAGGAACCATCACAGGGGAGACTAAGATTTGTGCTAACTCTTTAGAGTCCATGCTGGAATTTGTTCACAACATCATTGGAGCAGAGGAAAAGCACAACATTCACACAACTACTCCATCCTCAGGGGCTCCTCTGCAAAAATATACCATTTTGAAAATATCAGAAGATATATATGCTCCTAAATGGGTAGCTTGTCATCCTATGCCATACCCATATGGTGTTTACTATTGCCACTTCATATCAACAGGGACCAGGGTGTTCAAGGTCTTGTTAGATGGTGAGAATGGAGACAAAGTTGAAGCTCTTGGCGTGTGCCACTTGGACACATCTGATTGGAGTCCAAATCACATTCTGTTTAAGCAACTTGGGTTCATGCCTGGGGAGGCTCCAGTGTGCCACTTCTTCCCTGTGAAGCATCTTATGTGGGTTCCCCAACCCTCAACAGTCACCATGTGAAAAGAATAGGGAGTGAGTATCTATGCAATAAAGGGTCAATGATAAATGACCTAGTAGCCAACTCATGATCTTGTTCCTATTGTAGACTTCATCTTTGTTTGTATGACTTGCGTTTATGAATGAATTTTAAGAttatggtaaaaaaaaaaaaagaaatctaGGATTACAATTCCATAAACAACACTTGGTAGAAGAAACTAATACtgaatatcatcatcatcacgAGAAATCTGTGATTATAATTTATAGCATGCACATCAAACATAATAGTATAATAGTACAACTTATTAAATGCAGTCTAAGATTAACTTAAACATAGATACGCCAAGCATATAAGCACATTTGGTAATGACATCACATGATCCTAAAGGTAATTGATTTGTAGttgattgaattttttttggttgTTTGCAGACAAGTGAAAAAACATGGTGTGGGTTATTCGTTTGAGTAGATTGTGTGCAAGAGGAGCTGCCTGAAAGAGCTGTTTCAggagatgatgatggtgataGAAAGATGAACTTTGCATGGCTGATGGGGAAGATGGAGGCAGACATTAGGAATCTGAAATTCATTACTCATGTTCTTAGGTTTGGGTTCTTAGTAGTTGTTGTTTTTGTAGGAATGATGCTATTAAAGAGTTGAGAACATGTCAATGTAATGTAGTTCCCAAAGTAATGAATGAAAGTGTTATGTGGTAACATCACAAGGTTTTTGTAACTGATCTTAGCTTACTATAATAAAATATCCTGTTGGATGAATAAAAATTACACGTAAATAAGTAACAGAAAGATTGATTCAAACCATGGATACTATTAATTGATCTATACCAAAATATGGCAAACCATTCATAGTTTTAACACATTACAGTCATAAGTAATTGAGCAAGTAGTATGACATACTTGATTAGTAATCAATAAAATGAACAATTGTTTATAGTGAGCATAGTCACTGTTTCTTTTAACAAAAAACAAACACTTCACAAGTGTAATGTCCTATAATATTAAGTTTCACTTCTTCCGGGGGTGCTTAAATCCAAAGGTCGACACAAATTTCAGAAAATTTGTGAATCGTGAGGCAGTGGCAGAACTTGCACCCTTTATTGGGTCCAGTGCTGTAGAAGAGGTTGTTGGTGGTGACCTTCTTCTAGCAGACAGTTTGGCAGGTCTTGTGGCTGGTTTCCCTTTTACTTCAGTGAACTACACAAATTTCAAACCACAAATGAAAACCAAAGTTCGTCACCCACTAAACCTTTTTTAGAGCTATTAGTCCATGAATTAAAAAGGTTTATTATAGAATTACTATTGTACCTTTTGAGAATCTTCTGGTTCAGAACAAATTGGCTGTGACAGATCAATCTTTGAAGCTTGACCAATAGAAGCAGAATTGATTGTAATATTAGCAGTAGCCATAGCTGTACTGGTAGCAGTTACAGTTGCATGGGCAGTGGCAGTTGCAATGTTAGGTGCAGTGGCCTGGGTAGTTGCAGTTGCTTGGGCAGTAGCATTTTTAGGGTCTTTAGCAGCTTCCGTAGCCTTTGCAGCTGCCGCAACATCAGCTGCAGCTTGAGCAGCGTCAGCTGCTCTTTTCTTTTCACATCCTCTCTTGGTGTGACCTTTTTGCAAGCAGTACTTGCAGGTGAAAGGTCGAAGCTGTATTTTCATGGTTGTACCTTGCTTAGATTTCTTGCTAGAACTTGTGCCTTCATCAGAGTCCTTTCTCCTCTTTGTTTGAAGGTTACCTGGCTTCCTCTTGATTGGTGGTGCCAATGGCTTGTTATACTGACTTTGTTCCCAGAAGGCTTGGCCAGGTATAGGATTGATCTGGTACTTGTATATTTCCTTGTAAGACTCCATGGTTATCAACTTGTGACAGAAATCCTCCGGGTGCTTGTTCACTCTGGCCAGTGCAGCACAAGCATAAATACATGGAATCCCTACAAGTCCAATTTACATCCAGCTTAGGTTAAAATAATGAGCtatgctacacatacaagtctttttggcTTACAAGTATTACAAGTTGGCCCAAATCTAACACGCGCGTCACTGAACCATCTTCGCGTGTTTCATCTTCGTTTTCTTTTTtgagtttcttgccaaatttgttCAATTTTCTTCGTGCGTTCTCTCTTTGCCTTCgatctccttctattttttttttattttcatggtttttgaaatcaagctttgaaattgatttgaagataatgaaatttcagaaatacacccaaacgattataaaaatacacccaaatgattacagaaatacacccaaacagttaCAGAAATAaaccaaacgattacagaaatacatccaaagaattacagaaatacacccaaatgatttaagaaatacacccaaaagatttaagaaatacacccaataTCAGGCGAAGACAgtatatttcttcttgaaaTCTTTTAATGTTTTACTGGTTAAGGATGAGGCACATGGCCAAGACAATTTAGAAAAAAAAcctagaagaacagtaaaacagtaccttgaataatgtttcttcattttttttggtgattttgatgaaagagaaagagaaaacgaaaagaggagaaaaaatttcaataaaaaaaggaGGAAGATGTGGTGTTGATGACGACAATAacgagagagaagaagaagaagaagaagaagaagaagaagaagaagaagaagaagaagaagaagaagaagaagaagaagaagaagaagaagaggaagagacaCGAAAAAAACGTGAATAAATGACTTGTATGACTTGTATGGAAAAGTACTTGTATGTGGAGAATAACTCTAAaacaaaatcatttataaaCAAGTGTAAAAGTCCATAAGCAAAGGTAAGTGGATGGGAAAAAACAACCTGTTAACATCCAGAACTAGCAGGTACATAATCTTTTCCCCAAATCCACCACATTGTTTGTAGGACGCCTATGGACCTCAAACTTCTCATACCCAGTATCTCCAGACCATATAGCATGCCAATGTCTGGACTCCTTCCTCACCTTTTCTAGCCTACTTTTGATTACGGGTGGTAACAGCCCCAGGTGATTGTCCAACTTCACCTTGTTCTTAGCTATAGTCCTCATGACAAACATCCTCACCTCTTCTAAAAGAGTAAGTATAGACTTTTTCCTTGCTTCCTTTATCTTTGAATTGAAAATCTCACAAGCGTTGTTGCAAATCGAGTCCAATTTCGGGTTGTGTCTGAACTGTGACCTCGTCCATGCCTCCCTGGGCCACTTGTCAAGATACTTCCATGCATCCTCGTTCAGCCTCTTTATCCTATCCATGTAATCCTGAATGACAAGAATTAAGAATAGTGAAAAAAGTCCATGTAAACTAactccaaaataaaaatattacctTTACATACCTTAAACTCTTGAAATGTAGTTGCTCTATCACACTCCCATAATAGTCTCCTCAACTCCAGGTCCTTCCACTGCTTGTTAAAATTTTGCCACAAGTGCCAGACACAGAAACAGTGGCCAACATCAGGTATCACCACTTTCATGGCAGGTAGTAATCCCTGAAGATAGCAAACAATATGTTACCATAATAGTCCCTATGAGTGTTAATGGTTCACCATAACAGTTCTTAACTTTGATCATCAATCACCATAATAGTCCCTATTTTTGAAACTCGTTCACCATAATAGTCCCTATCATTCAAAATCGTTCATCATTA is a window from the Arachis stenosperma cultivar V10309 chromosome 3, arast.V10309.gnm1.PFL2, whole genome shotgun sequence genome containing:
- the LOC130970294 gene encoding protein RAFTIN 1B-like; translated protein: MTTYGLHSKKTQGLKGGPPSSSVDHTEAFKVGFFAMDDLYIGNIMTLQFPVEEFYHFLSKKEADSIPFSIPQLPSVLQLFSISEDSSQAKSMRGTIEQCEAGTITGETKICANSLESMLEFVHNIIGSEEKHNIHTTTPSSGAPLQKYTILKISQDIYAPKWVACHPLPYPYGVYYCHFISTGTRVFKVLLDGENGDKVEALGVCHLDTSDWSPNHILFKQLGFMPGEAPVCHFFPVKHLMWVPQPSTATM
- the LOC130969334 gene encoding BURP domain protein USPL1-like, which translates into the protein MAAKLGLWFLPFLLFFLMNGVNIGCRDLKAELQGHTEMNSHHGNHNKPNYLIGYKTNTHGSDNDFSSSSTNVDHTEAFKVGYFAMDDLFVGNIMTLQFPVEEVPHFLSKKQADSIPFSTSQLPSLLQLFSISQDSPQAKFMRDTLELCEAGMLTQETRICANSLDSMLEFVNNILGSEEKHNIYTTTPPSGAPLQNYTILKVSEDIYAPKWVACHPLPYPYAVYYCHFIATNTRIFKVLLVGENGDKVEALGVCHLDTSEFNPNHVIFKQLGFMPGEAPLCHFFPLKNLMWVPQPTATTM
- the LOC130970765 gene encoding BURP domain protein USPL1-like, encoding MVTKLTLWVLLLLLFFLMNRHVISGRDLKVELQDDTDTNSQSYINHEKPNEPYITSYATSSNKLNYLTGYKTGAHGSDKDFSLSSTNKPYITGYTTTPRDAKQPYITQYGDEPSGSNKEIKTKSATAQDSAKPYLTSYGPRSKETQSSNVDHTEAFKVGFFAIDDLYVGNIMTLQFPVEDFSHFLSKKDADSIPFSTSQLPSVLQLFSISEDSAQAKSMKATIEQCEAGTITGETKICANSLESMLEFVHNIIGAEEKHNIHTTTPSSGAPLQKYTILKISEDIYAPKWVACHPMPYPYGVYYCHFISTGTRVFKVLLDGENGDKVEALGVCHLDTSDWSPNHILFKQLGFMPGEAPVCHFFPVKHLMWVPQPSTVTM